The sequence below is a genomic window from Wyeomyia smithii strain HCP4-BCI-WySm-NY-G18 chromosome 1, ASM2978416v1, whole genome shotgun sequence.
TTCAAAAATCGTTCTTTTCTGGGATCGGTGTTTGCAATTCGTCTCAGTTGTCGGAGTTTTTTCCTTCTTAATTTAATTGAAGCATTAATTTCGTCGTTCCACCAAGAAACAGAGCGTTTTTCAGTATTGCCTGAAGTTCTCGGAATGCTATGTTCGGCTGCATATATAATTTGCTCGCTTATTTCTTCGACGGAGAATGTTTGATTTCTTGGTAAACGTTCAAGCAGGATAGTTTCGAATTCGTTCCAGTCAGCCCGCTCATGTAACCACCTCCTGCGGTGTTTTAATTCGGGTGTAATTGATAGTGTATTGATAACTAAAGGAAAGTGGTCGCTTGTGTGGGTGTCGTCCTCTACTTTCCAATGCAAACTTGAGACTAGTTCCTGGGAAACAATAGTTAGATCGATAGGGGATGTTTTACCTGTTCGGGGATCGAGTCTTGTATGGTCTCCTGTATTGAGAATCACTAGATTGTGTTTCGCAGCAACGTCTTCTATAATTGTTCCTTTTGGTTCGCTTTGATCGCTTCCCCATAGAGGATTATGTGAGTTAAAATCACCCATTATGACTATTGGAGTTGGCAGTTCTGTTATCAGTTGATCGAGATCTTCTTCCAGTTGTTGGGGTGGCGTATGGCATTGGATATACAACGAGACATATGTAGCTTTTATTGGGTGTTCGACTCGGACTGCGGCTGCTTGCAGTGTTGTTTTCAGTTCAATGAATTTACTCGGTGATGAATGGTGAACTGCGGTACCTACTCCGTTTTGTGTGTGTGATGTTGGTCCTGGTCGAATATTCCATTTGTATTCAGACCGATAAAAACTGTTGAGTAGATCATTACGTGCAAGGCGTGTTTCTTGTACTGCTATTATCGCAGGTTGATGATTGCTTACAAGTAGCTGTAGTTCTGAGTAGCGTCCCATAATGCCATTTACATTCCACTGAATTGCGAGGCAACGTTCCTCTCTGTTCGATTTTTGCTggcttttattatttgttgtatTCAGGGTTTCAACAGAAAGTCCGGAGTTGTTGCATGGCAACGGTAGGTTGGCGGCCGTGCTAGCTGACCCCGGCGCATCTTCTACCTGTACAGGTAGGGAAGGGGCTACTTTCATCTCTTCCCCTCCAAGTTGAGAAGGAATTTCTCTCGAAGACGGTTCGGAGTTCATCCTCTCTCGTTGGTTGACAtaattgtgaaaatcggttggtTGCGTTTCGTCAGTCAAAAATAATGTGTTCTGAGGGTCCATGTATAGTGTAATATTTGCGATGTGTATTAGTTAAATTAGTCAATCATTTCTTCATCGGTGACAGTATCTTCATTAGATGAGGTGGCTACGTTTACAATGTGACTATTTAGTTCGCTATTATCTAGGATATGCGTTACTGTTCGTGTGTCTTGTTTATGCTGTTTCGAAAATCTATTTGGTGGACTATCTGGTCGTCTTTTTTGGTTATATTGGGTTTCCAGTGCGTTGCTAACATGACTTATTGCTGTTTTGTGCTGCCGGCTATCGTTCCGGGACTGCTGTCTGGTTAAAATTCGAGTTTGTTCCTCTTTTGTCACCTGCGAGGGTACTCGTTGTatttaatttttggatggagCTGCCaggtatttcgattttttgtgtATGTTTTTCTTCGCTAATTTGTTGTCTGAGTTGTTCGCttagttttttctgtttttccatGGTTTGTTTCAGTGCTTGTTGTAGCTTTGATATCTGCTTTCGCATATCCTCGTTTTCTTCGAGAATTTTTTTGCGCTCGTCCTCACGTTGTTTAGCAAGCTTAGTGAGTTCTTCAATCTGCGGGTTGATTAGCCTCTGTTGTACAGTATTGGAGAACGTACCTTTGGATGTTGTTACTCTTGACTTGTGTGCGTCTTTGGCTTCGTTATATGATAACCCTTCatcgattttaattttgattatttctttctCAACACAATACACCGGGCACTCGCGACTTATCGGTTGGTGGTTAAGTTTACAATTACCACAGTAAGCAGGTTTCCCACATGTTTCTGTGTTCTCGTGTGTTTCAGAGCAATTTTTGCACTTTTCCTCACCTGTGCAGCGCGTTTTCGTATGACCGTATGAGAAACATTTATAGCAGAGCATAGGAGAAGGGTAGTACGGACGTGGTGGTACTCGTAATAGCCCAAACTTCACAAAGTTCGGTGGAACAGTTCCTTTCATCGTCAGTATCATTGAGCCGGTGTTCATTATACCCTCTGGAGTACGACGAGTGATTCTATTTACGTTTAATACACCTTGTTCTCGTAGGTTTTCGCAAATTTCGATGGTGTCAACATCAGCAACATCCCAGCAGGTGACTACACAGCGACATATATTCCGAGTGGGGTGGTAAATCACTTCAACAGGCGTATCATCAATTAGTTTTTTCAGTTTCAGCAACTTTTCTACATGAAATTTACCACGTACCTCAAGCGTATATTTTGTTCCACGAGATTCAGATGTAGCCCCAGCTATAGCACCACCAGCAGCAATCTCGACCGATTTGCCAATAACAAATGGTTTTCTAGGCAGAGGTGCATTATTTTCTCCttgtaatagtaaaaattccACATTACCGTAACGATTTTCATGGTCGAGAAAGATTGGTAAGGTGCGTTTATTCCGGTTACCACTATGTGTAGTGTTAACGTAGTTAAACGAGTCATTAGGTCCGATATCTGGCGGTTTTTCTACTGGTTCAATTTCAGCCATTGTGAATAGCCAGCTGCCGAGGCAGCGGCAGTTTATTTTGCTCGCTAGCCGATTGTTTGCTGTGTCAGTATGTAGGTGTATCGTTCGCTCAGATGCTGTGGACGAGAGGCACGATCACAACTACTTCTCTAAGATGCACTTTGGTATGTCACAAAACCGCTATCGAAATATTGTTTGCCACCGATAATATTAAAATGCCAATATTAGCTCACATACTGAGTGTACCAATTATTTTCTGGTTCGAAGATGTAGCGCGTCTTTGAGCGCAGCTTTAGCAACcaagataattaattttaactTCGTATATCACCGTGAAATACGGTAAAATGTTAGCCTTAGAAACGCGCGTGGGCTTACTACTCAATCTCACGAACGAAACtgttgattattattatcattattattattattattattattattattattattattattattattattattattattataaatattattattataattattattattattattattattattattataattattattattattattattattattattattattattataattattattattattattattataattattattataattattattattattattattattattataattattattattattattattattattattattattattattattattattattattattattattattattattattattattattattattattattattattattattattattattattattattattattattattattattatcattattattattattattattattattattattattattattattattattattattattattgttattattattattattattattattatatttattataattattattattgttattattattattattattattattattattattattattattattattattattattattattattattattattattattattattattattattattattattattattattattattattattattattattattattattattattattattattattattattattattattattattattattattattattattattactattattattattattattattattattattattattattattattattattattattattattatcattattattattattattattattattattattattattattattattattattattattattattattattattataattataataattattattattattattattattataattattattattattattattattattattattattattattattattattattattattatgattattattattattattattattattattattattattataattattataatgataattattattattattattattattattagtattattattattattattattattattattattattattattattactattattattattattattattattattattattattattataattattataattattataattattattattattattattattattattattattattattattattattattataattattattattattattattattattattattattattattattattattattattattattattattattattattattattattatgattattattattattattattattattagtattattattattattattattattattattattattattattattattattattattattattattattattattattattgttactattattattattattattattattattattattattattattattattattattattattattattattattattattattattattattattattattattattattattattattattattattattgttactattattattattatcattattattattattattattattattattattattattattattattattattattattattattattattattatttttattattattattattattattattattattattattattattattattattattattattattattattattattattattattattattattattattattattattattattattattattattattaatattattattattattattattattattattattattattattattattattattattattattattattattataattattattattattattataattattattattattattattattattattattattattattattattattataattattattattattattattattattattattattattattattattattgttattattattattattattattattattattattattattattattattattattattattattattattattattattattattattattattattattattattattattattattattattattattattattattattatttttattattattattattattattattattattattattattattattattattattattattattattattattattattattattattattattattattattattattattattattattattattatcattattattattattattattattattattattattattattattattattattattattattattattattattattattattattattattattattattattattattattattattatttttattattatgatCATTATTATGATGATtattatgatgatgatgattattattattattattattattattattattattattattatgattattattattattatttttattattattattattattattattattattattattattattattattattattattattattattattattattattattattactattattattattattattattattattattattattattattattattattattattattattattattattattattattattattattattattattattattattattattattattattatta
It includes:
- the LOC129717175 gene encoding uncharacterized protein LOC129717175, with product MNTGSMILTMKGTVPPNFVKFGLLRVPPRPYYPSPMLCYKCFSYGHTKTRCTGEEKCKNCSETHENTETCGKPAYCGNCKLNHQPISRECPVYCVEKEIIKIKIDEGLSYNEAKDAHKSRVTTSKGTFSNTVQQRLINPQIEELTKLAKQREDERKKILEENEDMRKQISKLQQALKQTMEKQKKLSEQLRQQISEEKHTQKIEIPGSSIQKLNTTSTLAGDKRGTNSNFNQTAVPER